One Streptomyces sp. P9-A2 DNA window includes the following coding sequences:
- a CDS encoding DinB family protein, producing the protein MTSELERPPLQADERTALIGWLNLQRQILRWKCEGLSDEDAHRSVIPTSPAMTMAGLISHMRWTEHTWLEVVFLGGDKKQNPAFDESSEDADWHTDGRPLTELLAEYEAQCARSNEIVAAASLDDVGRHPDFRSGSANLRWMLIHLVEETGRHAGHADIVRELLDGAKGYY; encoded by the coding sequence ATGACATCGGAACTGGAACGCCCCCCGCTCCAAGCGGACGAACGCACCGCGCTCATCGGCTGGCTGAACCTGCAGCGGCAGATCCTGCGCTGGAAATGTGAGGGACTGAGCGACGAGGACGCGCACCGCTCGGTCATCCCGACCTCACCGGCCATGACGATGGCCGGCCTCATCTCCCATATGCGCTGGACCGAGCACACGTGGCTGGAGGTGGTGTTCCTCGGCGGCGACAAGAAGCAGAACCCGGCGTTCGACGAGTCGAGCGAGGACGCCGACTGGCACACCGACGGCCGCCCCCTCACTGAGCTCCTCGCGGAATACGAGGCTCAGTGCGCCCGCAGCAATGAGATCGTCGCCGCGGCCTCCCTGGACGACGTCGGCCGGCACCCCGACTTCCGCTCCGGCAGCGCCAACCTCCGCTGGATGCTGATCCACCTCGTCGAGGAGACGGGGCGGCACGCGGGGCACGCGGACATCGTCCGGGAGTTGCTCGACGGCGCGAAGGGCTATTACTAG
- a CDS encoding IS701 family transposase has protein sequence MGRVAGRFARVEPRRRVRYLVRGLLSDLPRKNCWTIAEWAGEATPDGMQHLLGRARWDADAVRDDVREYVTEHLRDEDAVLVVDKTGDLKKGTHTVAVQRQYTGTAGRIENAQVAVYLVYAGRRGHAAADRELYIPRSWTCDPDRCRAAGLDEDTVFATKPELAARMIGRFLDAGHHVDWAAGDEVYGGNPKLRSALEERQVGYVLAVACSAEVTTRAGKFRADVLAAKVPKRAWQKLSAGVGAKGHRFYDWAVVDLAEPRPGSRRLLIRRNRTTDELAYYRCFSSTPAPLATLVRVAGSRWRVEETFQSGKGLAGLDEHQVRRYRSWVRWVTLAMLAHAFLAVVRADEHARHPAPDGLIPLACNEIQRLFITLVVRSVHDAAHRLRWSAWRRRHQARARASHYRRQAANRT, from the coding sequence ATGGGCCGGGTAGCGGGCCGGTTCGCGCGGGTCGAACCCCGGCGCCGGGTGAGGTACTTGGTGCGGGGGCTGCTGTCGGACCTGCCGCGCAAGAACTGCTGGACGATCGCCGAGTGGGCCGGGGAGGCCACCCCGGACGGCATGCAGCACCTGCTCGGCCGGGCCAGGTGGGATGCCGATGCGGTGCGCGACGACGTGCGCGAGTACGTAACGGAGCACCTGCGCGACGAGGACGCGGTGCTGGTGGTCGACAAGACCGGCGATCTGAAGAAGGGCACGCACACCGTCGCCGTTCAGCGCCAGTACACCGGCACCGCCGGGAGGATCGAGAACGCCCAGGTCGCCGTCTACCTGGTCTACGCGGGCCGCCGCGGACACGCGGCAGCGGACCGTGAGCTCTACATTCCGCGCTCGTGGACGTGCGACCCGGACCGCTGCCGGGCGGCGGGCCTGGACGAAGACACCGTCTTCGCGACCAAGCCGGAGCTGGCCGCCCGCATGATCGGCCGGTTCCTCGACGCCGGGCACCACGTGGACTGGGCCGCGGGCGACGAGGTCTACGGCGGCAACCCGAAGCTGCGGTCCGCGCTGGAAGAGCGCCAGGTCGGCTACGTGCTCGCCGTTGCCTGCTCGGCCGAAGTCACCACCCGTGCGGGGAAGTTCCGCGCGGATGTTCTGGCCGCGAAGGTGCCCAAGCGGGCCTGGCAGAAGCTGTCGGCCGGGGTCGGCGCCAAGGGGCACCGCTTCTACGACTGGGCCGTCGTCGACCTGGCCGAACCCCGGCCCGGCAGTCGCCGGCTGCTGATCCGCCGCAACCGCACCACCGATGAACTGGCCTACTACCGCTGCTTCTCGTCGACCCCGGCGCCCCTGGCCACGCTGGTCCGCGTCGCCGGATCAAGGTGGCGGGTGGAGGAGACCTTCCAGTCCGGCAAGGGCCTGGCCGGACTGGACGAGCACCAGGTCCGCCGCTACCGCTCCTGGGTCCGCTGGGTCACCCTGGCCATGCTCGCTCACGCCTTCCTCGCCGTCGTCCGTGCCGACGAACACGCCCGTCATCCCGCCCCGGACGGGCTGATCCCGCTCGCCTGCAACGAGATCCAGCGCCTGTTCATCACTCTCGTCGTCCGGTCCGTCCACGATGCGGCCCACCGGCTCCGCTGGTCCGCCTGGCGTCGCCGTCACCAGGCCCGAGCCCGGGCCAGCCATTACCGCCGACAGGCCGCGAATCGGACATGA
- a CDS encoding IS1182 family transposase: protein MQIARASNPDGTTAIWVRDRLDGLWRDEDFADWYPRDGRPGLSPAQLATVCVLQFLLGLSDRQAAEAVRCRIDFKYAMAMELDDSGFHHSVLADFRDRLTEGDRADHLLDLVLARLKESGLVRERTTQRTDSTHVLAAVRDLTRLELITEAVRAALEEVAGTSPHLLDELVDEDWARRYGRPVRLGKNPTKPQTRILATGNDAVRLLEHLYQHGSDRTSGPRVQALRQIMVQNYHRDTAGRLRWRTAETEGGPGLPPSSQAIVSPYDTSARYARHGHIISWKGFSAHLTETCAPDGPNVITDVATTAATTHDSKVLPGIHTRLHRRGLLPAEHLVDSGYTSLVHLDQATRQHQVTVTGPLPGNPTRQHRRGEGFGRDDFHIDYDRRQVTCPQGQVSQGWHGPYPTSSPTAAPLIVAKFAKSQCHPCPVRARCTSSRDGSRNVGFPPRKLRDLQVRVRDEQQTPEWKTRYAVRSGVEGTVNEFAHGHGMRRCRYRGQEKAHVQHVLTAIAVNIERLSRLPPTTQAPPSRQPTAFQNYLDQHKIPRPKSWRKLGS from the coding sequence GTGCAGATCGCGCGGGCGAGCAACCCGGACGGCACGACGGCAATATGGGTGCGGGACCGCCTCGACGGGCTGTGGCGCGACGAGGACTTCGCCGACTGGTACCCGCGTGACGGGCGTCCGGGCCTCTCGCCCGCTCAACTGGCCACTGTCTGCGTGCTGCAGTTCCTGCTCGGCCTGTCGGACCGGCAGGCTGCCGAGGCGGTGCGCTGCCGCATCGACTTCAAGTACGCGATGGCCATGGAGCTGGACGACTCCGGCTTCCACCACAGCGTGCTGGCCGACTTCCGCGACCGCCTCACCGAAGGCGACCGAGCTGACCACCTCCTCGACCTCGTACTTGCCCGTCTCAAGGAGTCCGGCCTGGTGCGCGAGCGCACCACACAGCGCACCGACTCCACCCACGTCCTGGCCGCGGTGCGCGACCTGACCCGCCTGGAACTGATCACCGAGGCGGTACGCGCCGCACTGGAAGAAGTCGCCGGCACCTCTCCTCACCTGCTGGACGAACTGGTCGACGAGGACTGGGCACGCCGCTACGGCCGACCGGTCCGCCTGGGCAAGAACCCCACCAAGCCCCAGACCAGGATCCTCGCCACCGGAAACGACGCCGTCCGGCTCCTGGAACACCTCTACCAGCACGGTTCAGACCGCACATCCGGCCCCCGTGTCCAGGCCCTGCGCCAGATCATGGTGCAGAACTACCACCGCGACACCGCAGGCCGCCTGCGCTGGCGCACCGCCGAGACGGAAGGCGGGCCCGGACTGCCGCCCTCATCCCAGGCGATCGTCTCTCCCTACGACACCTCGGCCCGCTACGCACGCCACGGACACATCATCAGCTGGAAGGGGTTCTCCGCTCACCTGACCGAGACCTGCGCCCCCGACGGCCCCAACGTGATCACGGACGTGGCCACCACTGCGGCCACCACGCACGACAGTAAAGTCTTGCCCGGCATCCACACCCGCCTGCACCGCCGCGGCCTGCTGCCCGCCGAGCACTTGGTCGACAGCGGCTACACCTCCCTGGTCCACCTGGACCAGGCCACCCGACAACATCAGGTCACCGTCACCGGACCGCTGCCCGGCAACCCCACCCGCCAGCACCGCCGAGGCGAGGGCTTCGGCCGGGACGACTTCCACATCGACTACGACCGCCGGCAAGTCACCTGCCCCCAGGGCCAGGTCAGCCAGGGCTGGCACGGCCCCTACCCGACCTCCTCACCCACCGCGGCCCCGCTGATCGTGGCGAAGTTCGCCAAGAGCCAGTGCCACCCTTGCCCCGTCCGCGCCCGGTGCACCAGCTCGCGCGACGGCTCACGGAACGTCGGCTTTCCGCCGCGCAAGCTCCGTGACCTCCAAGTCCGCGTCCGGGACGAGCAGCAGACGCCTGAATGGAAGACCCGCTACGCGGTCCGCTCCGGAGTAGAGGGCACGGTCAACGAGTTCGCCCACGGTCACGGCATGCGCCGCTGCCGCTACCGCGGCCAAGAGAAAGCCCACGTCCAGCACGTCCTGACTGCCATCGCCGTCAACATCGAGCGCCTCAGCAGACTGCCACCGACCACGCAAGCGCCCCCGTCCCGCCAGCCGACCGCCTTCCAAAACTACCTCGACCAGCACAAAATCCCCCGGCCGAAGTCCTGGCGAAAACTCGGCAGTTAA
- a CDS encoding IS5 family transposase → MTDAEWAAVRPLLSVPAWLQGRGGQPEGYCHRQMLDAIRYLVAGGISWRAMPADFPAWGRVHAFFRRWREHGLIAEFHDRLRGKVRERESGEAEPAAGIIDAQSVRASASVPASSSGYDGGKKVPGRKRHIVTDTLGLLLVVPVTAANVGDRDAAAGLPARLWRLHRDVALVWADGGYTGGLVGWCRDKLALTLEIVKRTDDMTGFVVLPRRWVAERTFAWLMNSRRLARDYEALPATSEAMIRWSMVTRMSRRLARPRAADRH, encoded by the coding sequence GTGACGGACGCGGAGTGGGCGGCCGTCCGGCCGTTGCTGTCGGTGCCGGCCTGGCTCCAGGGACGGGGCGGGCAGCCCGAGGGCTACTGCCACCGCCAGATGCTGGACGCGATCCGCTACCTGGTCGCGGGCGGGATCTCCTGGCGGGCGATGCCCGCGGACTTCCCCGCCTGGGGCCGTGTCCACGCCTTCTTCCGCCGCTGGCGCGAGCACGGGCTGATCGCCGAGTTCCACGACCGGCTGCGCGGGAAGGTCCGGGAGCGAGAGAGCGGTGAGGCCGAGCCCGCGGCGGGGATCATCGACGCGCAGTCGGTGCGGGCTTCCGCCTCCGTGCCGGCTTCCTCGAGCGGGTACGACGGCGGGAAGAAGGTGCCGGGCCGCAAACGGCACATCGTGACCGACACGCTCGGGCTGCTCCTGGTCGTCCCGGTCACCGCCGCGAACGTCGGCGACCGGGACGCCGCGGCGGGCCTGCCGGCCCGGCTGTGGCGCCTGCACCGTGACGTCGCCCTGGTCTGGGCCGACGGCGGCTACACCGGCGGCCTCGTCGGCTGGTGCCGGGACAAGCTCGCACTGACCTTGGAGATCGTCAAGCGCACCGACGACATGACAGGGTTCGTGGTGCTGCCGAGGCGGTGGGTGGCAGAGCGCACGTTCGCGTGGTTGATGAATTCTCGCCGTCTGGCACGGGACTACGAGGCCCTGCCCGCCACCAGCGAGGCGATGATCCGGTGGTCGATGGTCACGCGGATGAGCCGGCGTCTGGCACGGCCACGGGCCGCCGACCGGCACTGA
- a CDS encoding DUF397 domain-containing protein → MSSSTALQWFKSSYSGSDGGNCLEVAYTWRKSSHSGSEGGQCLEVAAHPTAVHVRDSKAPDAPHLTVAPET, encoded by the coding sequence ATGAGCAGCAGCACCGCACTTCAGTGGTTCAAGTCGAGCTACAGCGGAAGCGACGGCGGCAACTGCCTGGAAGTCGCCTACACCTGGCGCAAGTCGAGCCACAGCGGCAGCGAAGGCGGGCAATGCCTCGAAGTGGCCGCCCACCCCACCGCCGTCCACGTCCGCGACTCCAAGGCCCCGGACGCTCCCCACCTCACCGTCGCCCCGGAGACCTGA
- a CDS encoding DUF5753 domain-containing protein — MKMAGALLATFLEAAGHTQRSLGEHFVVSEQQIASIEQGRRPLKPDLADQLDDLLDTKGALTAALAHMPEVDLVPLWAEEFLNREREAIAISSYENQVLPGLLQTEAYARAVFRSRIPVIAEGQIEQQVEARTQRQTVLHDKEPPITCFIVWEAVLQDRLGGNVVHVEQLRHLRLLSELPGLTLRVQPLGRTSHAALDGPFVLLETPDHQRLAYTETQRGSHLIANSDEVAILTQRCAMLRSQALNPEDTRDLLDRLLGDQ, encoded by the coding sequence ATGAAGATGGCGGGCGCCCTGCTCGCCACCTTCCTCGAAGCCGCGGGCCACACCCAGCGCTCCCTGGGCGAACACTTCGTCGTGAGCGAGCAGCAGATCGCGTCGATCGAGCAGGGCAGACGCCCCCTGAAGCCGGACCTCGCGGACCAACTGGACGACCTCCTGGACACCAAGGGCGCGCTGACGGCTGCGCTGGCCCACATGCCGGAGGTGGACCTGGTCCCGCTGTGGGCGGAGGAGTTCCTGAACAGGGAGCGTGAGGCCATCGCGATCTCCTCGTACGAGAACCAAGTACTACCCGGCCTGCTCCAGACGGAGGCGTACGCACGGGCGGTCTTTCGGAGCCGTATCCCTGTGATCGCCGAGGGCCAAATCGAGCAGCAGGTGGAAGCACGTACTCAGCGGCAAACCGTCCTCCACGACAAGGAGCCCCCGATCACGTGCTTCATCGTGTGGGAGGCAGTTCTCCAAGACCGCTTGGGCGGCAACGTGGTGCACGTCGAGCAGTTGCGCCATCTGCGGCTTCTCTCCGAACTGCCAGGCCTCACTCTGCGAGTTCAGCCGCTGGGGCGGACCAGTCACGCAGCCCTCGACGGCCCCTTCGTCCTCTTGGAGACACCCGACCACCAACGACTCGCCTATACGGAAACCCAACGCGGTAGCCACCTGATCGCCAATTCCGACGAGGTGGCGATCCTGACCCAAAGGTGTGCCATGCTGCGGTCTCAGGCCCTCAACCCCGAAGATACGAGGGACCTTTTGGACCGTCTTCTAGGAGACCAATGA
- a CDS encoding ATP-binding protein: MGTERDSRPVSQETSPLSRVPAPLERFFRRERRSVPDARDFARRALIGWGVLGREDDVLLCVSELATNALVHGVPPGRGFLLRLLPYGDGGVRVEVHDSGGGVSAVPEAAYAPEPGEGGRGLLLVAELADKWGVGEREPGKVVWCEFATPGAALPPRSPRSSSGPPGSSRRSAEPQTRATP; encoded by the coding sequence ATGGGTACGGAGCGTGACTCTCGTCCTGTGAGTCAGGAAACTTCACCCTTGTCCCGGGTCCCCGCCCCGCTTGAGCGGTTCTTCCGGCGTGAGCGCCGGTCCGTGCCCGACGCCCGGGACTTCGCGCGCCGGGCGCTCATCGGCTGGGGCGTCCTCGGGCGCGAGGACGATGTGTTGCTGTGTGTCAGCGAACTTGCCACCAACGCGCTGGTGCACGGTGTACCGCCGGGCCGTGGCTTCCTGTTGCGCCTGCTGCCGTACGGCGACGGTGGCGTGCGGGTCGAGGTGCATGACAGCGGTGGCGGCGTGTCGGCCGTGCCGGAGGCGGCGTATGCGCCGGAGCCCGGGGAGGGCGGGCGCGGGCTGTTGCTGGTGGCCGAGCTGGCCGACAAGTGGGGCGTGGGGGAGCGGGAGCCGGGGAAGGTCGTGTGGTGCGAGTTCGCTACGCCGGGCGCCGCACTGCCCCCGCGATCGCCGAGATCGTCTTCGGGCCCACCCGGCAGCAGCCGCCGATCAGCCGAGCCCCAAACGCGCGCCACCCCGTGA
- the mmuM gene encoding homocysteine S-methyltransferase — protein MSGTPPLAYALAEGTAVLDGGMSNQLAAAGHDLSDELWSARLLAEDPEAVTEAHLAYFEAGADVAITASYQATFEGFARRGIDHDRATALLALSVEAARTAARRARVSRPLWVAASVGPYGAMLADGSEYRGRYGLTVAELERFHRPRMEALAAAEPDVLALETIPDTDEAEALLRILPGLGIPAWLSYSATGDRTRAGQPLEDAFVLAADVDEVIAVGVNCCTPEDAAQAVALAAGATGKPVVVYPNSGETWDAGARAWTGRATFTAEQVTGWRAFGARLIGGCCRVGPKTISAIAGAVRRPA, from the coding sequence ATGAGCGGTACCCCGCCCCTCGCCTACGCCCTCGCGGAGGGCACAGCCGTCCTCGACGGCGGCATGTCCAACCAGCTCGCGGCGGCCGGGCACGACCTGAGCGACGAGCTGTGGTCGGCGCGGTTGCTCGCCGAGGACCCCGAGGCGGTCACCGAGGCGCACCTCGCCTACTTCGAGGCGGGCGCGGACGTGGCGATCACCGCCAGTTACCAGGCCACCTTCGAGGGCTTCGCGCGACGCGGCATCGACCACGACCGGGCCACCGCCCTGCTCGCCCTGAGCGTCGAGGCGGCCCGCACGGCGGCCCGGCGAGCCCGGGTGTCCCGCCCCCTGTGGGTGGCGGCGTCCGTCGGCCCGTACGGCGCGATGCTCGCCGACGGCTCCGAGTACCGGGGCCGGTACGGCCTGACCGTGGCCGAGCTGGAGCGCTTCCACCGCCCCCGCATGGAGGCCCTGGCCGCCGCGGAGCCCGACGTCCTCGCCCTGGAGACGATCCCGGACACCGACGAGGCCGAGGCCCTGCTGCGAATCCTGCCCGGCCTCGGCATCCCGGCCTGGCTGTCCTACTCGGCGACGGGCGACCGCACCCGCGCCGGGCAACCACTGGAGGACGCCTTCGTGCTCGCCGCCGATGTGGACGAGGTCATCGCCGTCGGCGTGAACTGCTGCACCCCCGAGGACGCCGCCCAGGCGGTCGCCCTCGCAGCCGGCGCCACCGGCAAACCGGTCGTGGTCTACCCCAACAGCGGCGAGACCTGGGACGCCGGGGCACGGGCGTGGACGGGTCGCGCCACGTTCACCGCCGAGCAGGTCACGGGGTGGCGCGCGTTTGGGGCTCGGCTGATCGGCGGCTGCTGCCGGGTGGGCCCGAAGACGATCTCGGCGATCGCGGGGGCAGTGCGGCGCCCGGCGTAG
- a CDS encoding class II glutamine amidotransferase — protein sequence MCRWLAYSGTPILLDSILYRPKHSLIDQSLHSKLGVETTNGDGFGVGWYGPHTDTPAVVREIGPAWSNRNLREIAGHVRSPLFFAHIRASTGSSVQETNCHPFRHGRWMWMHNGAIEGFDRIRRDLALAVDPELFLSIEGSTDSELMFYLALTFGLEQDPPGAVARMAGLVERVGWDHGVEFPLQMTVAVTDGQRLWAFRYSTRKASRSLFYSTRVETLRSLHPDVAFLREVSDETRLIVSEPLGDLPGAWNEVPEGRYGIIQPEGDVMHRFAPRAA from the coding sequence ATGTGCCGGTGGCTCGCCTACTCGGGCACCCCCATCCTGCTCGACAGCATCCTCTACCGGCCGAAGCACTCGCTGATCGACCAGAGCCTGCACTCCAAACTGGGCGTCGAGACGACCAACGGTGACGGGTTCGGGGTGGGTTGGTACGGGCCCCACACCGACACTCCGGCGGTCGTCCGGGAGATCGGTCCGGCCTGGAGCAACCGCAATCTGCGGGAGATCGCCGGCCATGTCCGCTCGCCCCTGTTCTTCGCCCACATCCGGGCGTCGACCGGTTCGTCGGTGCAGGAGACCAACTGCCACCCGTTCCGTCACGGCCGCTGGATGTGGATGCACAACGGTGCGATCGAGGGCTTCGACCGCATCCGGCGCGACCTCGCCCTGGCCGTCGATCCGGAGCTCTTCCTCTCCATCGAGGGGTCTACGGATTCCGAGCTGATGTTCTACCTGGCGCTCACCTTCGGCCTGGAGCAGGACCCGCCGGGGGCGGTCGCCCGGATGGCGGGCCTCGTGGAGCGGGTCGGGTGGGACCACGGTGTGGAGTTCCCGCTGCAGATGACGGTCGCGGTGACCGACGGACAACGGCTGTGGGCGTTCCGCTACTCGACCCGGAAGGCGTCCCGTTCGCTCTTCTACAGCACCCGGGTGGAGACGCTGCGCTCTCTCCATCCGGACGTGGCGTTCCTGCGTGAGGTGTCCGACGAGACCCGCCTCATCGTGTCGGAGCCGCTCGGGGACCTGCCCGGCGCCTGGAACGAGGTTCCCGAGGGCAGATACGGCATCATCCAGCCCGAGGGCGACGTGATGCACCGCTTCGCCCCTCGGGCGGCGTAG
- a CDS encoding RICIN domain-containing protein codes for MRRLYAVLLTLCLALAGALVTAGPAQAAPQTIGNGIQFTDVTGNPVHAHGGGIIKVGAYYYWFGEHRNDDNTFRYVDAYRSTDLKNWEFRNHVLTQASDPELATANIERPKVMYNAATGTFVMWMHKENGSDYGEARAAVAVSDTVDGDYEWRGSFRPLGQHMSRDITVFTDTDGTGYMISAARENYDLHIYRLTADHTGIASLVANPWPGGHREAPALFKRDGVYFMLTSGATGWNPNQQQYATATSLAGPWSTMRNVGDATAYGSQTAFVLPVQGSSGTSYLYLGDRWGNSFGGRVNDSRYVWLPLTFPSATSMSLSWSPETTVDTAAGTVTGTSATYNTLIARHSGKCADVTSQSLWQGAQIKQYDCNGGGNQRFWFKPLGNGYHQLVVRNSSLCLQENANTVTQENCSASASAAATAQQWSISTAGSYVSLISRATGECLDVSGGATANSAALITYTCNGGTNQQWTRGT; via the coding sequence ATGAGACGCCTGTACGCGGTTCTGCTCACCCTCTGCCTCGCCCTCGCCGGTGCCCTCGTCACCGCCGGACCCGCGCAGGCCGCACCGCAGACGATCGGCAACGGCATCCAGTTCACCGACGTCACCGGGAACCCCGTGCACGCCCACGGCGGCGGGATCATCAAGGTCGGCGCGTACTACTACTGGTTCGGCGAACACCGCAACGACGACAACACCTTCCGGTACGTCGACGCCTACCGTTCGACCGACCTGAAGAACTGGGAGTTCCGCAACCACGTCCTCACCCAGGCCAGTGACCCGGAACTCGCCACCGCCAACATCGAGCGGCCCAAGGTCATGTACAACGCCGCCACCGGCACGTTCGTGATGTGGATGCACAAGGAGAACGGCTCCGACTACGGCGAGGCCCGCGCCGCCGTCGCCGTCTCCGACACCGTGGACGGCGACTACGAGTGGCGGGGCAGCTTCCGCCCGCTGGGACAGCACATGTCCCGCGACATCACCGTCTTCACCGACACCGACGGCACCGGCTACATGATCTCGGCCGCCCGCGAGAACTACGACCTGCACATCTACCGGCTGACCGCCGACCACACCGGCATCGCGAGCCTGGTCGCCAACCCGTGGCCCGGCGGCCACCGCGAGGCACCGGCCCTGTTCAAACGGGACGGCGTGTACTTCATGCTGACCTCCGGCGCCACCGGCTGGAACCCCAACCAGCAGCAGTACGCCACCGCCACCAGCCTCGCCGGCCCCTGGTCGACGATGCGCAATGTGGGAGACGCGACCGCCTACGGCTCGCAGACCGCGTTCGTCCTGCCGGTACAGGGATCCTCGGGCACCTCGTACCTGTACCTCGGGGACCGCTGGGGCAACTCCTTCGGCGGCAGGGTCAACGACTCCCGTTACGTGTGGCTGCCGTTGACCTTCCCGTCCGCCACCTCGATGTCCCTGTCCTGGTCGCCCGAGACCACCGTCGACACGGCTGCCGGAACGGTCACCGGCACCTCCGCCACCTACAACACGCTCATCGCCCGGCACAGCGGGAAGTGCGCCGACGTGACGAGCCAGTCGCTGTGGCAGGGCGCCCAGATCAAGCAGTACGACTGCAACGGCGGCGGCAACCAGCGGTTCTGGTTCAAGCCGCTCGGCAACGGCTACCACCAACTCGTCGTGCGCAACAGCTCGTTGTGCCTCCAGGAGAACGCGAACACCGTCACGCAGGAAAACTGCTCCGCCTCCGCCTCCGCCGCGGCCACCGCCCAGCAGTGGTCGATCTCCACCGCCGGCTCCTACGTGTCCCTCATATCCCGGGCGACCGGCGAATGCCTCGACGTGTCCGGCGGCGCGACCGCCAACTCGGCCGCCCTCATCACGTACACCTGCAACGGAGGGACCAACCAGCAGTGGACGCGCGGGACATGA
- a CDS encoding rhamnogalacturonan acetylesterase: MSTRRRGPTGAVVAGAVVAATIAGGLGLSSVPAAAQPRDHRPVLGIENCTAGACHFDLPPGTYDVQVRLGGEAASRTAIGGETRRTLLAETAAGAGQRVTRGFTVDVRTPEGEPTGPDGSPGLDLTLGGTAPALADIRVTPAAGRHTRQILLVGDSTACDQPGAPYSGWGQQLPQYLRKGLSVANHADSGESTVSYLGNPRLWDTVRSSIRPGDLVLIQLAHNDKTTDEATYRANLETMVAGVRAEGGEPVLVTPVVRRWFNTDGTLNNDTALLVNGLGVDHPAVVRAVASATGVPLIDLTARTKALVESLGVEGSKALYLYDEKRDNTHTSEYGATRFAALVRDELVLGQLVSEGRVRRG; this comes from the coding sequence ATGAGCACGCGGCGAAGAGGACCGACCGGTGCCGTCGTCGCAGGGGCGGTGGTGGCCGCGACGATCGCCGGCGGGCTCGGGCTGTCGTCCGTCCCGGCCGCCGCCCAGCCGCGGGACCACCGGCCGGTCCTCGGCATCGAGAACTGCACCGCCGGCGCCTGCCACTTCGACCTCCCGCCCGGCACCTATGACGTACAGGTCCGTCTCGGAGGTGAGGCCGCCTCCCGTACCGCCATCGGCGGGGAGACGAGGCGCACGCTCCTCGCGGAGACCGCCGCCGGGGCCGGGCAGCGGGTCACCCGCGGTTTCACTGTCGACGTCCGCACCCCGGAGGGGGAGCCCACCGGGCCCGACGGCAGTCCAGGGCTCGACCTCACCCTCGGCGGCACCGCCCCCGCGCTCGCCGACATCCGGGTCACCCCGGCCGCCGGCCGGCACACCCGGCAGATCCTCCTCGTCGGCGACTCCACCGCCTGCGACCAGCCCGGCGCCCCGTACTCCGGCTGGGGACAGCAACTTCCGCAGTACCTGCGCAAGGGTCTCTCAGTCGCCAACCACGCGGACTCCGGTGAGAGTACGGTCAGTTATCTGGGGAACCCGCGGCTGTGGGACACCGTCCGGTCGTCGATCCGGCCCGGTGACCTCGTCCTCATCCAGCTCGCACACAACGACAAGACCACCGACGAGGCGACCTACCGGGCCAACCTCGAGACCATGGTGGCGGGCGTGCGGGCCGAGGGCGGCGAACCGGTCCTCGTGACACCCGTCGTGCGGCGCTGGTTCAACACCGACGGCACCCTGAACAACGACACCGCGCTGCTGGTCAACGGACTCGGCGTCGACCACCCGGCGGTCGTCCGCGCCGTCGCCTCGGCCACCGGCGTACCGCTGATCGACCTCACCGCCAGGACCAAGGCGCTGGTGGAATCCCTCGGCGTGGAGGGCTCCAAGGCGCTCTACCTCTACGACGAGAAACGCGACAACACCCACACCTCGGAGTACGGCGCCACCCGGTTCGCGGCTCTGGTCCGCGACGAACTCGTCCTCGGGCAGCTGGTGTCCGAGGGCCGGGTCAGGAGGGGATGA